Proteins from one Cryptomeria japonica chromosome 4, Sugi_1.0, whole genome shotgun sequence genomic window:
- the LOC131875446 gene encoding F-box/kelch-repeat protein At3g24760-like, with protein MEGDGFIFFFSGNRFKFMDSFLNPRKWQERAAAMQVWRQNPLICHDRGKLIMIGGVHELEENPLSVEMLDLKSGECAMCDPVPGEFRQSASSTWLSSAVFNGKIYVLEKWNGDFCCYELQSKRWGNVMCVRSLASSSSFQCIKNFCLACRIGLILGGLIKENGDLSFRMYIVEENKMERKEGTELRMPAEMLKLIAGRERSEEEEEEYLSSYAEHIECRGAGYLVYVFSKSGYVNRRRVCFV; from the coding sequence ATGGAAGGCGATggatttatatttttcttttcaggCAATCGTTTTAAATTCATGGACAGTTTCTTAAATCCGCGGAAATGGCAAGAGAGGGCTGCAGCTATGCAGGTGTGGCGACAGAACCCGCTCATTTGCCACGATCGAGGAAAATTAATTATGATTGGGGGAGTTCATGAGTTGGAAGAAAATCCATTGAGCGTGGAGATGCTTGACCTGAAATCAGGGGAGTGCGCAATGTGCGATCCAGTGCCAGGGGAATTCAGACAAAGCGCTTCGTCCACCTGGCTTTCTTCGGCCGTCTTCAATGGCAAAATTTATGTATTGGAAAAATGGAATGGAGATTTCTGTTGTTATGAGTTGCAGAGCAAGCGCTGGGGAAATGTGATGTGTGTGAGATCGCTTGCGTCGTCTTCTTCTTTTCAATGTATTAAAAATTTCTGTTTAGCGTGCAGGATTGGATTGATTTTAGGGGGATTAATCAAGGAAAATGGAGATCTGAGTTTCCGGATGTATATTGTGGAGGAGAATAAGATGGAGCGTAAAGAGGGCACGGAATTACGAATGCCTGCTGAAATGCTGAAATTGATTGCAGGCAGAGAAAGGAgcgaggaagaagaagaggaatacTTATCATCATATGCAGAGCACATCGAATGCAGAGGCGCAGGGTATCTGGTTTATGTATTCAGCAAATCTGGGTACGTGAACAGAAGGCGCGTTTGCTTTGTTTGA